The sequence GCACCACCATCTATCAAATCGTCTCGATCCACAGTCGTCAAAACCACGTATCCCAACCCCCATCGCGACAGCGCTTCCGCCGTATTTTCCGGTTCATGAGGATCCAACGGCGGAGGAGTCTTGGATGTCTTCACACTGCAAAATCGACAAGCTCTTGTACACGTATCTCCCATAAGCATAATTGTAGCCGTAGCAGCCGATTTCGAGCTTCCACCCCAACATTCTGATATATTAGGACACCGGGCTTCTTCGCAAACAGTATGCAAGCCGAGACCACGTAAATCATTCTTAATACGTTTGTAATTATTCGAATCTGGGATAGAAGTCTTGAGCCACGATGGCAAACGAGtgatttctttctttttgcccTTGGGCCCGACGAGCGCCGTTTTTAACGCATATGCTTCATTGGGGTCTAGGATGCGGGCGTCGTCTCTATTCCCTCCAGAGAGAAAGTCGGAGAATGAGGGACCGGCGTTTAGTTTGTCTCGAAACGATGTCTGCGGTCTTTTAAGGAGAGCAGATGAAGAGGATGCGCTCGAAGAACTAGGGATAGCTGGGTCTGGAGATGTCGTCGTTGCATATGCTCTGGATGCGGCAGTGCGGAGCGAAACGGCGGGATTACCGAAGCACTTTAGTCTGCCGGCACAAACTGCCATGATTGAACTTGGAGACGAGCACTCCGTAGATTTAATGAATATGGGAATCGGAAAACGCGTATCTAGATAGCCCTGGGCCTTTTCTCGATTGAAAACCGTGTTCGTCGTCCAGTCACAAATTGTTGTTCGCGAAATTGCTGAGCTCCGATTCGAAGCGCGCGGAAAATACTTGTTCCAGGGGGTTCCCCAACGCAACGTTACCTATTTGGTATCGCGCCAACCGTT is a genomic window of Coccidioides posadasii str. Silveira chromosome 3, complete sequence containing:
- a CDS encoding uncharacterized protein (BUSCO:293405at4751~EggNog:ENOG410PI7C~COG:H~BUSCO:7724at33183) encodes the protein MAVCAGRLKCFGNPAVSLRTAASRAYATTTSPDPAIPSSSSASSSSALLKRPQTSFRDKLNAGPSFSDFLSGGNRDDARILDPNEAYALKTALVGPKGKKKEITRLPSWLKTSIPDSNNYKRIKNDLRGLGLHTVCEEARCPNISECWGGSSKSAATATIMLMGDTCTRACRFCSVKTSKTPPPLDPHEPENTAEALSRWGLGYVVLTTVDRDDLIDGGARHFAETVIRIKQKAPNILVECLTGDYAGDLEMVALMAKSGLDVYAHNVETVEALTPHVRDRRANFQTSLRVLKAAKAAVPSLITKTSMMLGLGETEEQMWDALRQLRAANVDVVTFGQYMRPTKRHMPVHEYVRPDVFELWKDRALEMGFLYCASGPLVRSSYKAGEAFIENVLKKRRAESTGPESTNVPNVTPDAIVR